Genomic segment of Flavobacteriales bacterium:
TAGTCACTCCCAAACAAGGCACGGAAATGCTATCTCCTTCATGCATCGATGCTTTAAATACGTCTTCTGAACTTGGGAAATTAGCATAACACTTATTCATTAATTCTTGTGCAGCGGATTCCACACTCGGATCCAATGATTTTGCTTTAGCAGCTCTATCGTAGGCAGCTAAAAAGGCAGTGCGACCACCTAAACCATCGGAAGTGCATGAGCCGGAACTCTGAGCAAAATAGGAGGCAATAATCAAATGTGCTTTGCCGTCATTTGGATTGATACTCAATACTTTCTCAGCATATTCTTTGGCCTTCGCCAAGTTTCCCATCCGAGTATAGATTGAAGACATTTCACTATATATTTTGGCTTTTTCCGAAGCATCATTAACAGAGCCAAGCCCTTTATTATACCATTCCAAAGATTTTTGGTCGTTACCCTTTACATTGTGATATCTGGCTAAATTTATTGCAGCTTCACCAGATGGGTCAAGGTTATACATTTTTTCCGCAAGGTCAAGCGAGTAGTCGTTTCCATCGCAACCTGCAACCTGCAGCATATGATTAACCCGTTTTAATAAGTCCATAGAGACGTTGGGGTCGTCTGTTTTAGCCTTGTATAATTCCTCAATTTTTTCGCATGTCATAAATGGGCGGATTGCAAAATTAATGGCAGTATCCACCTTTCTCCAGGTTTCTGCTTTGGCAGTATCTGCATCGATGTTGTAGTTGACAACATCAAGAAGGTCAAAATATAATTTGAACAATCTATCTGCTTCATAATTCTTTTTTGCATACTCGTTTAGAGCATAATAGAAGTAGTTATACACCACCTTGGCATCTGTCTCATTTCCTAAATTTCTAAAACAACTGTCAAAAAGCACTAAGGCTGCCGTTGTGTCTGCCTTCCAGTTAATCATGTCAATGGCTTTGTAGCCGGCAACTTTTCCTGCTTCTCCCCAGTAATAAACCCGAACATCATAGTTTAAAAGCATAGTATCGATTAAACCATTCTTTCGTCTGTTAAACTCTTGCGGATCGTTTTTTTGAAGGTGCAATAAATATTGCTCTACCAAATAGGAGCCAACCAAGGTAACCCTTTTGTTATAGCATGGGGCATTTTTAAATTGATAATACCAATAAGGGAAAGCCTCTACATAGTTTTTGTTTTGCCAGTGCATATTAAACAAACCCACATTTTTTACAGTTTCGGCACTGTCAGAGCCATATTTTGATTCGCAAGGATGCTGTGCAGATGCCCCCATCCAAGCTATCAGGGCTAATGCTACCAATCCAAATCTCTTTTTCACTTTCATCTTCTTTACGTTTTAATTATACTTTCTTTTGTTGAACCACTTGTCATTGAGAGTTAGGCCAAATTTTATGCCAAGAATATTTTCTTCTATCAAGTTATTATCGTTTTGACCTCTCATAATGTACTCTACACCAACGTTGACTCTTGACACCATCCTATATTCAATACCATTTATTTTATAAACGGTATAAAATGGCAAACCAACGCCCAAGCTGACCGAACGTTCGGAAATGGGTGTTCCGGCAATGCCAGTATAAAGGTTGGCGGATCTATACCCAGCATAATAGCGAATGTTTTTGATGTAATCTACTCTTCTATCTCTTGCCGATAACTTGTCGCTTTGTGGCTGTTTTTTTATTTGATAATAACCCCCAATAGATAGTTGCGTTTGGTCGTAAAAGCTATTTAATCCTTTAATATCTTGCACTTTAGACCACAGTTGGGAGTTGTATTCGGCACCTATCATCCAGGCATTTTCATTTTCTAAACTCAAAGCGAAGCCATACCAAGAAGGTAGCTTAGATGTGGTTGCCAAATCTTTTTGGTTTAATACGGTATCTATCGGGTATCCAACTACAGAGTTTGCCGTATATACCAATTTGTCCGTACTTCGTTTTAGATTAGATTCCATACCACCCTGCAAGCCGATGGCGAGATTTTTTTCGCCCCAGATTTGTCTATTATACTGTACGCCTCCATTCCATTTTGCTCCGTTAAAGTAGCTGATAGAATGCTGCACGGTGCTAAATATGGCAGAATTGTTTGTGAAACGTCGAACGGTAATATCTTGAAGGTTTCCGAACAAAAAGGTAGCACCTACACCAACCGAAAATCCTTTAAAAACCTCAATACCATAGCCAAGTTTAAGCTGATTAATGCCCCCATACCCATTAAAACTATCGAGCGTTGTATTCGTATCGACAGATGAATAAATGTTAAATAGGTAGTCTATGTTTGAAAATTGGTTGAGAGCTACTGAAAACCCCATGTTTTTCTTTAAAGGCATTCCTAAAGAGAAATATTCCAGATTTCCTTTGGTGTGACTTGCCTGTGAATTGTTCTGCTGTTGCTGAACATAGTTTAGATTAACCCCGGTTTTTAATATAGAATATTTCACCGCACTCAACGAGGCAGGATTTACCAACGAAAAACTGCCTTTATTTCTTGTTGTTGAACCAAGTCCACCCATGAGCTGCTGATAAATAAAGGCATCAGAGTTGATTAAGCCATAGCTGCCATACGTGTATGGTTCGCTTGTTGATTGAGAAAATCCTGACAAACTTGCCAGAATACAAAGACTCAATATGTTGAATTTCAATAAGTTGTTACGCATTAAATTGTAAGATTTTATGCAATCCCAGCAATACCAAATTTTGGTTCGCGAATATCTTGTTTTTAATACGATTGACAAAATATCGAGCTTCTCCACCGCAAATTATGGTCTTGAGGTCATGAAAGGTTGAAGAATAGGCCGAAATAGCCCCATCTATTTCATAAAATAATCCGTTTAAAACACCGCTGGCAATGCTTTCTGTAGTGTTTTGCCCAAACAAAAGTTCCATATCATAGTCGTCCACTAAGGGCAATGCTCCGGTAAATTCATTCAGAGCTTTGAACCGAATTCGGACACCTGGGCTGATGTTTCCACCTAAGTATTGATTGTCGGCTGTCAAAATATCATACGTTATACATGTACCCGCATCTATTACAAGCAGGTTGCCCTCCGGATATAAAAATCTGGCTCCAATAACAGCAGCAATCCTGTCTTTGCCCAGAGTTTCAGGGGTTTTATACCGGTTTATCAAAGGAATTTTAGTTTTTTCGGTTAATACAAACGTGGGAGCCATTTTGCTCCAAAATTCATAAAGAGCGTCTTCATTTTTTCTGACGGTGCAAATCATAATCGAAGTAATTGAAAAATCTTTCAATTTTTCGAGCATTTCCTCGTCGGCATGGTTGCTATAAAAAATTTTGTGAATGCCATTGTTAATAAAAACAGCGGCTTTGGCTCGGGTATTCCCCACATCAATAATCAATTCCATTGTATTTTCCTTTCGTTGTGAATCAGTTTTCTTTTTTCCATTTTTTCGTTTTCAAGAATAAGTCTGCCATCCAAATCAACCCCCAAAACAGTCCAGCTTGTGTGTTCCAATATTATTTTTTCGTTAAATTTATACAAATGCTTTACGAATAACTCATTAATAAGTTTCGACCCGTTGGTTTGTTGGAGCAATCGGTAGTATTTTTCGATGTATTCGCAACAAGCCTCTATTATTTTTTTTCGGTCGGTTAATTCATTTTTTTCAATACGGATAGAAGTTGTATTAAGTGTTTGAAAATCAATTTGGTTGACATTAATTCCAACTCCAATCACACATTTGTTGGTGTTTCCAATAATATTTTCAATCAGAATTCCGGCAATTTTTTTGTCATTCACAAAAAGGTCGTTGGGCCATTTTATTTTAATTGTTTGTTCGGGCAAAAATTGATTAAGAGCATGGCAAACAGCAACTGCCACAAATTGCGAAACAATGGCCATGTGTTCGGTAGGCAAAAAAGAAAAATTTAGAAAAAGGCTGAAAAGAGCATTTTTGCCTTCTTGACTGCTCCAGATATTATTATTTTGCCCTCTGCCATTTGTCTGAAAATTGCTGTAAACCAACATGCCATTGGGAATGTTTTCGGAAGCGATGCGGTTTTTTAAATAGGTATTGGTAGAGTCTATTTGCTCAAAAAATACCGAGCAATGACCAACGAATAAGGTTTTGGGGGACAGAATCTCCAATTTTTTCCGACTTTTGCCGCAAAAATCGTAATTCAATAAATATTTATGCCGAAAAAAAATACGGCCATTGACAAGCTCGCGGATATTGTGGTGATGGGAATGCTTGAAAAAAAAGCACATAATGTGGTGAAAATAGACCTCAGAGACCTGAATGTTTCGGTTACTGACATCATGATTATTTGTCATGGCGATAGTGACAGACAGGTGGCGGCAATTGCCGATAGCGTAGTGGAAACTGTAAAAAAACAAACTGGCGAAAACCCCTTTAGTAAAGAAGGAATGAGATTGGCAGAATGGGTTTTGGTGGACTACATAAACGTGGTGGTACACATTTTTAAAAAGGATTTAAGACAATACTACGCCATCGAAGATTTGTGGGCAGATGGTATAGTTCAGGAAATAACCACAGATTAGGTTATTGAGTGGCCTGTTGGTTGAGATAAGATTTTAACAAAGGGTTTTTGCTCGCTATCTCATTCAAAACCTTTTCTACTTCATAGCTAATTCGCTGAAATTCAGGTTCAAAACCATATATACTTTGATTTAGATCGGTGGCATCACGCAGTGCGGTTTCTGCATTTTGCATTTCTAAAGCAAAATATTTCTTGAAATCGGTTTTGCTCATTTCGCCACTTTCAACCGATTTTCGTAAATCAGCAGCCTGAGATTTAAGAGTTTTAGTCTGCTTCACGGCATTATCATAATTTTTTAAAAAGCTGGTATAGTTCTTTTTAATGGCCTTGTATTTTGCCAAATCGGTCGAAAAGTCGGAAGTCATCAAAGTGGTGGTGTCATAAAATTTGTTAATGTATCTAAGATGGTCAAAAATGAGTTTTTCTCTATTCGAAAGGGTTTTTGTGTCAATATTCAGAGCCATTTCGGACTGTTTTATTTTCATATCAAGCGAGTCTAATTTTTCAAAATACCGAGCATCTATTTTTGTACAAGAAACATTTAAACTGCCTATGGCAAACAAAATGTAAAACACCGCGATAATTGTCAATTGTCTTGTGCCTGTCATATTTTTAGCGTAATTTTCCATCTTTAAATGAGCGGCTCAAAAGTAAAAAAAATTAAACGGTTCATCTTTCTAAAAGATGTGGCTGTTTTAGCATTAACAGCCTTTGGAGGACCATCCATGCACATTGCCCTTTTTGAGCGAAGAATGGTTCAACTTAAAAAATACCTAACCGAAGAAGAATTGTTGGAACTGTATTCATTAGCCCAGATGCTGCCTGGCCCCAGCAGTACACAAACCATAACGGCAATGGGATACAAATTTGGAGGGCCATTTTTAGCTTTTTTAACACTAATGGTTTGGGTGTTGCCGGCATTCCTACTCATGACGGCCTGTTCCTTTTTATTTGTTTTTCTCGACCAAGAAGTAACCCAAAGAGTCTTTAGATTTATTCAGCCTTTGGCCGTTGCATTTGTATTTACGGCAGGATTAAATATGGCTTTAAAAGTTAATAAAGGAAGCCTGAGATTTGTGTTGATGGGGCTTGCATTTGTTATAGTTGCCCTGCTCAGACATTGGTTAGAGCAGTATGTAAAAACACCGTGGATGTTTCCGGTTATATTAATTGGTGGGGGAGTGGTAAGTTATTTTTTGGGTAAAAAGGACACCGAATTAGTTAAAAATGAGCAGGAAATAAAATCCAAAATTGTCGTTAAATGGCGATATTTGGTCGTATTTGCCTTAATTTTCGTCTTAGCCGGATTGCTTGTAAAATTGGGTGCGGGTCAAGATTCCGGTTTTGCACATCGCAGTTTTGTGTTGTTCGAAAATACGTATAGATTCGGAAGTTTGGTTTTTGGCGGAGGTAATGTGTTGATACCCATGATGTTTGACCAATTTGTTCAATATCAGCATTGGATTTTGCCAGAAGAATTTTTGACCGGAATTGGGCTAAATCCTGCAGTTCCCGGACCAGTTTTTACCGTAGCAACCTATAGCGGCGGATTGATAATGCGGGATTTTGGTATGCATGCTCAAATTTGGGGGTGCTTTATTGCCACCATTGGCATATTTCTTCCTGGCACGCTCATGATTTTTTTTGTATATCCGATGTGGGATAGCATAAAAAACTACAAAATCATCAGAAGGTCGCTTGATGGGGTCATTGCTGCTTCATCAGGGTTGGTTTTGGCTGCCGGATACCTGCTGTTTATGCCGGTGGCCTTTCGATGGAAGGTGAAAAATAGCTTTCATTATACCAATCTTCAAGATGTAGATTTTGTGAACTATTTTAACATAGCGTTGGTTATACTTTTGGCACTAATGTTGCAAAAGTTTAAAATTCCGACACCAATTTGGGTGTTATTGTGCATTTTGGCTGGTATCATTTTTTAATTTTGTTCGTATAAGTATAAAAACGATTTTGAAACAATACATTTTTATCACACTTTTCCTTTTTGGTTTTACCCTCAAGTCGGTTGCTCAAACCGCCAAAAAAAATGATTCAACCAATATGGAATTGGTGCAGTTTTCGGGTGTAGTAATGACCTCAGATAGTTTGGTGGGCATACCTTATGCTGCAGTGGCCATTCAGCGAAGTCATGCCGGAACCTATACTGACGTATTCGGATATTTTACTCTTGTGGCCCGAAAAGGGGATACTTTAAACTTTTCTTGTATTGGTTTTAGACCAAACAAATATGTCATTCCCGATACATTTAGCGATTTTAAATATTCGATGATAATTCTACTTACAGCTGATACGATGCATTTGCCAACGGTAGTTGTAAGGCCGATGCCACGGCGAGAGTTGTTTGATTATTATTTTGTAAAATCAGATATACCCGATGATGATTTGGAACGAGCCAGAAAAAATCTGGAGCGGGAAGAGTTGAAAGAAAGTAGGGAAATTCTAAAACCGGACGGCATAGAAGTTTCCAAATTGCACCTCTCTCAACAAACTCAAAAGTATTACTATGCAGGTCAGGTAGCACCCAATAATTTGCTCAACCCATTTGCGTGGGCACAGTTTTTTGAAGCTTGGAAAAGAGGAGATTTTAAAAGAGAGGTAAAAACCTCTGATGAGTAAAAGATATTTTTCTAAAAGGGCGAATCCAGTACATCAAGAGTAGGATGAACCTTGTCTTTGTCGGACAAGTTAACGTCTTGCAATTGCCAATCGATGTTCAGTTTGGGGTCGTTAAAAAGCAAACCACCTTCAGAAGCAAGATTGTATAAATTGGTACATTTATAAGAAAAAATGGTATTGTCTTTTAACGTGCAAAAGCCATGGGCAAATCCTGAAGGAATCCAAAACATTAATTTATTTTCGGCGGAGAGATTGATGCTGAAACTTTGGCCATACGTTCTGCTATTTTTTCGAATATCCACTATTACGTCTTGCACTTCGCCCGAAATAACCCGAACTAATTTGCCCTGATCGTGGGGTGGGTGTTGAAAATGAAGCCCCCTTAAAACACCTCTATGGCTCATAGACTCATTGTCTTGAACAAAATC
This window contains:
- the rfbC gene encoding dTDP-4-dehydrorhamnose 3,5-epimerase, with protein sequence MSKLRRAVARTSAKSHFIINILAKVLQICGLDFFDLEFREIFIAGPKIIEPKVFGDHRGYFFESYSASKFEQAGLNLDFVQDNESMSHRGVLRGLHFQHPPHDQGKLVRVISGEVQDVIVDIRKNSRTYGQSFSINLSAENKLMFWIPSGFAHGFCTLKDNTIFSYKCTNLYNLASEGGLLFNDPKLNIDWQLQDVNLSDKDKVHPTLDVLDSPF
- a CDS encoding type III pantothenate kinase, producing MELIIDVGNTRAKAAVFINNGIHKIFYSNHADEEMLEKLKDFSITSIMICTVRKNEDALYEFWSKMAPTFVLTEKTKIPLINRYKTPETLGKDRIAAVIGARFLYPEGNLLVIDAGTCITYDILTADNQYLGGNISPGVRIRFKALNEFTGALPLVDDYDMELLFGQNTTESIASGVLNGLFYEIDGAISAYSSTFHDLKTIICGGEARYFVNRIKNKIFANQNLVLLGLHKILQFNA
- a CDS encoding chromate transporter, whose translation is MSGSKVKKIKRFIFLKDVAVLALTAFGGPSMHIALFERRMVQLKKYLTEEELLELYSLAQMLPGPSSTQTITAMGYKFGGPFLAFLTLMVWVLPAFLLMTACSFLFVFLDQEVTQRVFRFIQPLAVAFVFTAGLNMALKVNKGSLRFVLMGLAFVIVALLRHWLEQYVKTPWMFPVILIGGGVVSYFLGKKDTELVKNEQEIKSKIVVKWRYLVVFALIFVLAGLLVKLGAGQDSGFAHRSFVLFENTYRFGSLVFGGGNVLIPMMFDQFVQYQHWILPEEFLTGIGLNPAVPGPVFTVATYSGGLIMRDFGMHAQIWGCFIATIGIFLPGTLMIFFVYPMWDSIKNYKIIRRSLDGVIAASSGLVLAAGYLLFMPVAFRWKVKNSFHYTNLQDVDFVNYFNIALVILLALMLQKFKIPTPIWVLLCILAGIIF
- a CDS encoding carboxypeptidase-like regulatory domain-containing protein, whose product is MKQYIFITLFLFGFTLKSVAQTAKKNDSTNMELVQFSGVVMTSDSLVGIPYAAVAIQRSHAGTYTDVFGYFTLVARKGDTLNFSCIGFRPNKYVIPDTFSDFKYSMIILLTADTMHLPTVVVRPMPRRELFDYYFVKSDIPDDDLERARKNLEREELKESREILKPDGIEVSKLHLSQQTQKYYYAGQVAPNNLLNPFAWAQFFEAWKRGDFKREVKTSDE
- the rsfS gene encoding ribosome silencing factor; this translates as MPKKNTAIDKLADIVVMGMLEKKAHNVVKIDLRDLNVSVTDIMIICHGDSDRQVAAIADSVVETVKKQTGENPFSKEGMRLAEWVLVDYINVVVHIFKKDLRQYYAIEDLWADGIVQEITTD
- a CDS encoding biotin--[acetyl-CoA-carboxylase] ligase; translation: MNYDFCGKSRKKLEILSPKTLFVGHCSVFFEQIDSTNTYLKNRIASENIPNGMLVYSNFQTNGRGQNNNIWSSQEGKNALFSLFLNFSFLPTEHMAIVSQFVAVAVCHALNQFLPEQTIKIKWPNDLFVNDKKIAGILIENIIGNTNKCVIGVGINVNQIDFQTLNTTSIRIEKNELTDRKKIIEACCEYIEKYYRLLQQTNGSKLINELFVKHLYKFNEKIILEHTSWTVLGVDLDGRLILENEKMEKRKLIHNERKIQWN